The following proteins are encoded in a genomic region of Nymphalis io chromosome 16, ilAglIoxx1.1, whole genome shotgun sequence:
- the LOC126774155 gene encoding uncharacterized protein LOC126774155 isoform X1: protein MSDLQATFEFSVELYKFYNVDLFQRGLYQVRVGLRVSPKVPVHIEATVSSGNGAARTGRPAANASLIGGLAASRAFQIMYRNEEVTLRDIVHFRAHLLVDSRNLKESLERAEWSLGVELWCSEGAQSSTLSPVSCRVLKLHFQPSQGLHYHLPVLFDYFHLSAVSVTIHASLVALHQPYIKKSIMHYVQSCTPRSSKQWGKLMKSAGSNFNASGSLENILFGSSGKCAGGNSSKIAHARQVHAEVCGILLGSLEGLQSALNVCGSTGVLLTPEESSSNSIVGEVAQKIKDLSDLSKKSEAGEEEEWAMGAAHDIARLCAEVTLRWRAFLHHTSDRPHVHHALAARHHALRIKRFSECFFVLDNPRHSLAGCYDSNYQSYQSVGEAVRRSRYLALLPPLPVHCIALDGDPHIMPIIFEDRYQDTAEFARRRSFLNSSANKSGSDPFLCSEATGEDCACSISSMMDSRRPSSEASRVTLTLPKTIIDVLEPQFNSPKASTSVVQATLTLAPQKSARGSPKRTLVKQNVVEMSKPHNKQLELTGRNRYIVQNNQISEIQLPPNNVFASCSIQQGQQMSRYSASTLLDINATKSNVNVSQLGKDKSDTDQVFVQKHEITSGVSTLPARHSKSLDQLRVSQMAPLSVQPLTKNIKNNSNVSVNYQKTYKSPQPIKPTTLPRSVTTTSYPTNTTTRCGSKGDDYRRNINEFREKYKNPCNSNVHGNNDVFHEVGFKYDAKNKGNANQIYGYAFGNQGNMQANNVIRNPLEFQRGYSVNLPRPMLPPRNSYPPVSGKTQATDQSNLVSNKHVHRSNSTHVFQQNMNDSQQMDIEATRNQLRHELNYYLQKGDWSYDFNTGSLIQNYQKKSSKSSDDSGFVMTLDRSSDGTSKSTYSKTPPSTPHSSLPSVRYKKSRSKESKLNSSGKESTKMNSSRDSLSSHHSIKSRDSKSDRQTPKSDRSTPKSERSTPKSGTPKSGGKGTPRSGCITPRSGLATPKSGRATPKSGGATPKSGRSSGKPEKRSKHKASEKMSQLMSEAASSSSNESIPFELKRLESSSSVPYSLDHGSELRHCRSAASIIEEHNLNTTFGSESLPNLAPPPAFESPPLDITDKDFKILPPDSFLNKEDKRSRSSTSSLSEQSGWVSSGRSSGPSSPDNGSCQLNQNYPPASSAPVSKDKKYEDTNETRKKQGDKISDFKRTILNGEQLRERLLKLAVKAVQSNSTEKIECCDKEVCEECTICSDSICTDSQCEYNKMMHNDGIDAGCNSDTCTASCYQQYSDSNVGKINQRHNSFSAIQGNTYSSIIKNNNEGTVKKSQTVGDNLHPYIRKEIATKVEKPAQPTTSDKTKKLRDRIEYTEKLIAAEILSLTVDRSCKSHKTSGGPAIAAQKYHGKAKSEINLSHFSGENYYEHLPPPQQFRDVPPPPDQFKDPPSKSPLQSRQNSKSSTPSKIRKTEQPTTLQLDNPLYHVCEGILERRKLRPHQSMNASTTPSVSTLNKSQSTGELASRNENGKEQRQNNFISIFGLAESERLFVKCREEFRQSVKYPGAIYSDFPPVENSLPYFHISDEYRMFNPEGLHLIICVHGLDGNAADLRLVKTYLELGLPGARLDFLMSERNQGDTFSDFDTMTDRLIQEIMTHIQNSSDPARISFVGHSLGTIIIRSALARPQMKPFLGKLHTFLSLSGPHLGTLYNSSGLVNAGMWFMQKWKKSGSLLQLSLRDASDPRRSFLYRLSERSQLHQFKHILLCGSGQDRYVPLHSARLELCKAAAKDTSLLGQAYREMVHNMVSPLAARASSVSVVRYDVQHALPHTASALVGRAAHIAALDSDLFIEKFLLVSALKYFR, encoded by the exons ATGAGCGACCTGCAGGCCACCTTCGAGTTCTCCGTGGAACTTTACAAGTTCTACAATGTCGATCTCTTTCAAAGAGG acTATACCAAGTACGCGTGGGATTACGCGTGTCACCTAAGGTGCCGGTACACATCGAGGCGACAGTGTCGAGCGGCAATGGCGCCGCAAGGACTGGCAGGCCTGCTGCTAATGCATCTCTCATCGGAGGCCTCGCTGCTTCTCGAGCCTTTCAGATTATGTATAGAAATGAAGAGGTCACACTGAGAGACATCGTACATTTTAGAGCTCATCTACTAG TTGATAGCCGTAACCTAAAGGAGTCTCTAGAAAGGGCGGAATGGAGTCTCGGTGTCGAGCTATGGTGCAGCGAGGGCGCACAATCGAGTACCCTATCGCCTGTATCCTGTCGCGTCCTGAAGCTGCATTTTCAACCTTCCCAAGGCTTGCACTACCACCTACCAGTGCTGTTCGACTACTTCCACCTATCTGCTGTCTCCGTTACTATCCACGCCAGCTTAGTAGCCTTACATcagccttacatcaa GAAAAGCATCATGCATTACGTACAGAGCTg CACGCCCCGTTCTAGCAAACAATGGGGGAAATTGATGAAAAGTGCGGGATCCAACTTTAACGCTTCGGGAAGCTTAGAGAACATTCTTTTCGGGTCGAGCGGGAAGTGTGCCGGTGGAAACTCTAGTAAAATAGCGCATGCCag ACAAGTTCACGCCGAGGTTTGTGGTATTCTGCTTGGATCCCTTGAAGGCTTGCAGAGCGCATTAAACGTTTGTGGTTCAACCGGTGTGTTACTGACTCCTGAAGAATCGTCGTCAAATTCCATTGTCGGTGAAGTTGCGCAAAAAATAAAAGACTTAAGTGATTTAAGCAAg AAATCTGAAGCCGGAGAAGAAGAAGAATGGGCCATGGGAGCGGCTCATGACATCGCAAGACTCTGCGCAGAGGTGACGCTCAGATGGCGCGCTTTCTTGCATCACACCTCCGACCGCCCGCACGTGCACCACGCCCTAGCCGCGAGACATCACGCATTAAg AATCAAACGATTCTCAGAATGCTTCTTCGTGCTAGACAATCCTCGGCATTCGCTTGCTGGTTGCTATGACAGCAACTATCAGTCGTATCAAAGTGTGGGAGAGGCGGTTAGACGGTCACGCTACCTCGCGTTACTGCCTCCGCTTCCGGTACACTGTATAGCGCTTGATGGAGACCCACATATCATGCCCATCATATTTGAAGACAG ATATCAAGACACCGCTGAATTTGCTAGAAGACGTTCATTTTTGAATTCTAGCGCGAACAAGTCTGGTAGTG ATCCCTTCCTATGTTCGGAAGCAACTGGAGAAGACTGTGCTTGTAGTATTAGTTCAATGATGGACTCTAGAAGACCTTCGTCAGAAGCTTCTAGAGTAACCCTTACATTACCTAAAACGATCATAGATGTGCTTGAGCCTCAATTCAATAGTCCTAAAGCAAGTACAAGTGTAGTGCAAGCGACGTTAACTTTAGCCCCTCAGAAGTCTGCCCGAGGTTCACCAAAGCGAACTTTGGTGAAACAAAACGTTGTGGAAATGAGCAAACCGCATAACAAGCAATTAGAATTAACAGGAAGAAACAGGTATATTGTACAGAATAACCAAATAAGTGAAATTCAATTACCGCCTAATAACGTTTTTGCTTCATGCTCGATTCAACAAGGCCAACAAATGTCTAGATACTCAGCTTCAACATTATTGGATATAAATGCTACAAAAAGCAATGTAAATGTTTCCCAACTCGGCAAAGATAAATCAGATACAGATCAAGTTTTTGTTCAAAAGCATGAAATCACAAGTGGTGTCAGCACCTTACCAGCAAGACATAGCAAATCTCTAGACCAATTAAGAGTTTCTCAAATGGCGCCTTTAAGTGTACAACCATTaacaaagaatattaaaaataattctaatgtaTCAGTTAATTATCAAAAGACATACAAATCGCCGCAACCTATTAAACCCACCACTCTACCAAGAAGTGTTACAACCACATCTTACCCTACTAACACGACGACGCGCTGTGGCTCTAAAGGTGATGACTACAggagaaatataaatgaatttagagaaaaatataaaaatccttGCAACTCAAATGTTCACGGAAATAATGATGTATTTCATGAAGTAGGATTTAAGTACGACGCTAAAAATAAAGGAAATGCTAACCAAATATATGGTTACGCTTTCGGTAATCAGGGTAATATGCAAGCGAATAATGTTATTCGTAATCCATTAGAATTTCAAAGAGGTTATAGTGTAAATTTGCCCCGTCCTATGTTGCCTCCTCGTAATTCTTATCCACCAGTTAGTGGAAAGACACAAGCGACTGATCAAAGTAACTTAGTTTCTAATAAACACGTTCATAGATCTAACTCTACACATGTTTTTCAACAAAATATGAATGATAGCCAACAGATGGATATTGAAGCAACACGTAATCAATTAAGACACGAGCTGAACTATTATCTACAGAAAGGTGACTGGAGTTATGACTTTAATACTGGCAGTCTGATACAAAATTACCAGAAGAAATCTAGCAAGAGTAGCGATGATAGTGGCTTCGTAATGACTTTAGATAGAAGTAGCGATGGAACATCCAAGTCGACATACTCAAAAACACCTCCATCGACACCTCATTCTAGTTTGCCTTCCGTTAGGTATAAGAAGAGTCGATCTAAAGAGTCCAAACTTAACTCGAGTGGTAAAGAAAGCACTAAAATGAATTCAAGTCGAGATTCATTAAGCAGCCATCACTCAATTAAATCAAGGGATAGTAAGTCTGATCGACAGACACCAAAATCCGACCGAAGCACACCAAAATCGGAAAGAAGTACGCCAAAGTCAGGGACTCCAAAGTCCGGTGGTAAAGGGACTCCAAGGTCTGGTTGTATAACTCCAAGGTCTGGGTTAGCAACTCCAAAATCAGGCAGAGCTACTCCTAAATCAGGAGGTGCGACGCCTAAAAGTGGAAGGTCTAGTGGCAAACCAGAAAAGCGTTCGAAGCATAAAGCTTCGGAAAAAATGTCTCAGCTTATGTCAGAAGCTGCATCTTCTTCTAGTAACGAAAGCATACCGTTCGAACTTAAACGATTAGAATCATCATCAAGCGTCCCCTATAGTTTGGATCATGGATCGGAATTAAGACATTGTAGAAGTGCTGCATCTATTATAGAGGAGCATAATCTCAATACTACATTCGGTTCTGAATCACTACCAAATTTAGCCCCACCACCAGCTTTTGAATCGCCTCCTTTAGATATTActgataaagattttaaaattttgccaCCTGATAGTTTTCTTAACAAAGAAGATAAACGAAGTAGAAGTTCTACGTCAAGTTTGAGTGAACAAAGTGGCTGGGTTTCAAGTGGCAGAAGTTCAGGTCCTTCTTCGCCAGATAACGGTAGTTGTCAATTGAATCAAAATTATCCCCCTGCGAGTAGCGCTCCTGTTtcgaaagataaaaaatatgagGATACTAATGAAACAAGAAAGAAACAGGGTGACAAAATAAGTGATTTCAAAAGAACCATTCTTAACGGTGAGCAGCTGCGTGAGCGTTTACTTAAACTTGCAGTAAAAGCTGTTCAAAGTAATTCAACTGAAAAGATTGAATGCTGTGATAAAGAAGTTTGTGAAGAATGTACAATATGTAGTGATTCTATTTGTACAGACAGCCAatgtgaatataataaaatgatgcaCAATGATGGAATTGATGCCGGCTGCAATTCAGATACATGTACAGCAAGTTGCTATCAACAATATTCTGATTCTAATGTGGGTAAAATAAATCAAAGGCACAATTCATTCAGTGCTATTCAGGGAAATACGTATAGttccataattaaaaataacaatgaagGAACTGTTAAAAAATCTCAAACAGTCGGCGATAACTTACACCCTTATATTCGAAAAGAAATAGCAACGAAGGTTGAAAAGCCTGCACAACCCACTACTTCTGATAAAACTAAGAAACTAAGAGATAGGATAGAATACACGGAAAAATTAATAGCTGCGGAAATACTAAGTCTGACAGTAGATCGCTCTTGTAAAAGCCATAAAACAAGCGGCGGTCCCGCCATAGCTGCTCAAAAATACCACGGAAAAGCAAAATCGGAAATAAACTTAAGCCATTTCAGTGGTGAGAATTATTACGAACACTTGCCACCTCCACAACAGTTCAGAGATGTTCCACCACCACCAGATCAATTTAag GATCCGCCGTCAAAGTCTCCGCTGCAGAGCCGACAAAATAGTAAATCTTCAACACCCTCAAAAATTAGAAAAACTGAACAACCTACTACACTTCAACTAGACAATCCTCTATATCATGTTTGTGAag GAATTTTAGAAAGGCGAAAGTTAAGACCCCATCAATCCATGAATGCCTCTACCACACCCTCGGTTAGTACACTGAATAAAAGTCAGAGCACTGGTGAATTAGCTAGCAGAAATGAAAATGGTAAAG aGCAACgtcaaaacaattttattagtatatttggGTTAGCGGAATCGGAACGGCTCTTTGTAAAATGCAGGGAAGAGTTTCGACAAAGTGTCAAGTATCCAGGAGCAATATATTCTGATTTTCCTCCTGTTGAAAACTCTTTGCCCTACTTCCATATTAGCGATGAATATAGAATGTTTAATCCGGAag GTTTACATCTCATTATATGCGTTCATGGATTGGATGGTAACGCCGCAGATTTACGATTAGTCAAAACATACTTAGAATTAGGCTTACCAGGAGCTCGGTTAGATTTTCTCATGTCGGAAAGAAATCAAGGTGATACTTTTTCGGACTTTGACACTATGACGGACAG GTTGATCCAAGAAATTATGACGCatatacaaaattcaagcgaccCAGCCAGGATAAGTTTCGTGGGGCATTCCCTGGGCACCATCATTATAAGATCAGCATTAGCGAGGCCACAGATGAAACCATTCTTGGGGAAATTGCACACTTTCCTCTCGCTTAGTGGTCCGCATTTAGGGACACTGTATAATTCTAGCGGGCTTGTTAATGCAG GCATGTGGTTCATGCAGAAGTGGAAGAAGTCCGGCTCTTTGCTCCAGCTTTCGCTCCGTGATGCTTCTGATCCTAGGCGGTCTTTTCTATACCGTCTGAGTGAGCGGAGTCAATTGCATCAGTTCAAACATATTTTGCTCTGTGGTTCAGGGCAGGATAGATACGTACCATTGCACTCAGCGAGGCTAGAACTTTGTAAAGCTGCCGCCAAAGACACGTCATTACTGGGGCAGGCTTACAGAG